In Actinoplanes sp. NBC_00393, a single genomic region encodes these proteins:
- a CDS encoding RiPP maturation radical SAM C-methyltransferase yields MAPHADWPVVIVSMPFLGADRPSIQAGLLTAIVRGHGFPARSLHANLDFAARIGAGEYARLAQHRGRLVGEWLFSADAFGDDAPDPGSGLVDKFAGDLAYLGGVPPAIRDRLLTIRRDDVPAYLDELAGAYPWHDVRVVGFSCTFEQNAASFALARRLKERHPDLVTVFGGANFDGGMGAELVRTVDCIDLAVSGEADEALPRLLRALVAGDDPATVPGVLRRDGDRVLATPPAPPGDDLDALPAPDYDEYFERAERLGLLDAAGRRQTWIPIETARGCWWGAKHHCTFCGLNAATMQFRAKSPARVLDELAVQTRRCGSFRFAAVDNIMDVQYLTTLFPEIVGHGFGYEFFYEVKANLSRAQLGLLARAGVTRIQPGLESLSSRVLKLMAKGSTAAQNVNLLRWAGYYGIRVSWNVLWGFPGESAQDYAEQALAVPHLVHLQPPESAGRIWLERFSPLFDQSDEALRWRRPEPSYGYVYPERVDLEQVAYFFEYELADPLPDTAYHELRDAVAAWQQAWQGDVRPTLTYWSAPQYLRIYDGRWPGREGTYTFEGPGADVYAACSERPISPAAVRDRLGLTMPVSAVRDVFAEFHRLGLMFLDGSAGLALALPAVGRR; encoded by the coding sequence ATGGCGCCGCACGCCGACTGGCCCGTCGTGATCGTGTCGATGCCCTTCCTGGGCGCCGACCGGCCGTCGATCCAGGCCGGGCTGCTCACGGCCATCGTTCGCGGGCACGGCTTCCCGGCCCGGTCGCTGCACGCCAACCTGGACTTCGCCGCGCGCATCGGCGCCGGCGAGTACGCCCGGCTGGCGCAGCACCGCGGCCGGCTGGTCGGCGAGTGGCTGTTCTCGGCCGACGCGTTCGGCGACGACGCACCCGACCCGGGTTCCGGGCTGGTCGACAAGTTCGCCGGCGACCTGGCGTACCTGGGCGGGGTGCCACCGGCGATCCGCGACCGGCTGTTGACGATCCGCCGGGACGACGTGCCCGCGTACCTCGACGAACTGGCCGGCGCCTACCCGTGGCACGACGTCCGCGTGGTCGGTTTCAGCTGCACGTTCGAGCAGAACGCGGCCTCGTTCGCGCTGGCCCGGCGGCTCAAGGAACGGCACCCGGACCTGGTCACCGTGTTCGGCGGCGCCAACTTCGACGGCGGCATGGGCGCCGAACTCGTGCGTACGGTCGACTGCATCGACCTGGCCGTCAGCGGCGAGGCCGACGAGGCACTCCCCCGGTTGCTGCGGGCACTGGTCGCCGGCGACGACCCGGCCACGGTTCCGGGGGTGCTGCGGCGCGACGGCGACCGGGTGCTGGCCACCCCGCCCGCACCGCCGGGGGACGATCTCGATGCGCTGCCGGCGCCCGACTACGACGAGTACTTCGAGCGCGCCGAGCGGCTGGGCCTGCTCGACGCGGCCGGCCGCCGGCAGACCTGGATCCCGATCGAGACGGCCCGAGGCTGCTGGTGGGGCGCGAAACACCACTGCACGTTCTGCGGCCTGAACGCGGCGACGATGCAGTTCCGCGCCAAGTCACCGGCCCGGGTCCTGGACGAGCTGGCCGTGCAGACCCGGCGGTGCGGCAGTTTCCGGTTCGCGGCGGTCGACAACATCATGGATGTGCAGTACCTGACGACGCTGTTCCCGGAGATCGTCGGGCACGGGTTCGGCTACGAGTTCTTCTACGAGGTGAAGGCCAACCTGTCCCGCGCCCAGCTGGGTCTGCTGGCCCGCGCCGGTGTCACCCGGATCCAGCCCGGCCTCGAGTCGCTGAGCTCCCGGGTCCTGAAGCTGATGGCGAAGGGCAGCACGGCCGCCCAGAACGTCAACCTGTTGCGCTGGGCGGGCTACTACGGGATCCGGGTGTCGTGGAACGTGCTGTGGGGTTTTCCGGGCGAGTCCGCGCAGGACTATGCCGAGCAGGCGCTGGCCGTACCCCATCTGGTGCATCTGCAACCGCCGGAGAGTGCCGGACGCATCTGGCTGGAGCGCTTCAGCCCGCTCTTCGACCAGTCGGACGAGGCGCTGCGGTGGCGCCGGCCCGAGCCGAGCTACGGCTACGTCTATCCGGAGCGGGTCGATCTCGAGCAGGTCGCCTACTTCTTCGAGTACGAGCTGGCGGACCCGCTGCCCGACACGGCGTACCACGAATTGCGGGACGCGGTCGCGGCCTGGCAGCAGGCCTGGCAGGGCGACGTCCGGCCGACGCTGACCTACTGGTCGGCGCCGCAGTACCTGCGGATCTACGACGGGCGGTGGCCGGGCCGCGAGGGCACCTACACCTTCGAAGGGCCGGGAGCTGATGTGTACGCGGCGTGCAGCGAACGACCGATCAGCCCGGCCGCCGTCCGTGACCGTCTGGGCCTGACCATGCCGGTGTCGGCCGTCCGCGACGTGTTCGCCGAGTTCCACCGGCTCGGGCTGATGTTCCTCGACGGATCGGCGGGCCTCGCGCTGGCCCTGCCGGCCGTCGGCCGGCGGTAG
- a CDS encoding CHAT domain-containing protein has protein sequence MDEPEIRRVAEAARALLSRMVPDATEAARVEAAIGAALALPPGSARNALLRALAIDPKVRAWSRAQLNTERRYRSLDQRRHLVARAPEQVAAGSRFPIQVYVARRAPGSGTSAPMDLDVPPDGVDVSIAVWAPGLVAEGDLEQDVHIPADGDSAMVRFSFTAVHDGPQTVQVDVYRGGTHVGGMVLQIAVGAGAATAESSVHEPLTDVRLEDGEVTLRIARQDDDRYSYRLIGPGAEVVEPSERVAAEPRDEVAALVAQLDEMARGVGPHRDPADQLSRLENLGANLWNTLPPKIRQHFWELGKIGCLTIDSDVDLPWELMYPVRETDRAGGFLVDRMPVLRRVRGQDRVRTLKVVNSAYVAPRGAPTTAPGEIAEVRALLGAGVADLGRIQILRDLRALIETPPSVLHFTCHNEFDRTTGSVITLDDGPFTPVDLSKAVAGRYLTAATPLVFLNACRSAGEIPALNRPMSWAGQFMAAGAGVFLGSLWAVRSKSAQQFAAAFYGAFVTRNLALAQATFEARQEIRALAGDPTWLAYTVYGSPSAALADKPGGGT, from the coding sequence GTGGACGAACCCGAGATCCGCCGCGTCGCGGAAGCGGCCCGGGCGCTGCTGAGCCGGATGGTGCCGGACGCCACCGAGGCGGCCCGGGTCGAAGCCGCGATCGGCGCCGCCCTGGCCCTGCCGCCCGGATCGGCCAGGAACGCCCTGTTGCGGGCCCTCGCGATCGACCCGAAAGTACGCGCCTGGTCCCGCGCGCAGTTGAACACGGAACGCCGCTACCGGTCCCTGGACCAGCGGCGGCACCTGGTGGCCCGGGCGCCGGAGCAGGTCGCGGCCGGTTCGAGGTTTCCGATCCAGGTGTACGTGGCCCGCCGCGCCCCGGGGAGCGGCACGTCGGCGCCGATGGACCTCGACGTCCCGCCGGACGGCGTCGACGTGTCGATCGCCGTCTGGGCGCCGGGGCTGGTCGCGGAGGGGGATCTGGAGCAGGACGTCCACATTCCCGCCGACGGTGACTCGGCGATGGTCCGGTTCAGTTTCACCGCCGTCCACGACGGGCCGCAGACCGTCCAGGTCGATGTCTACCGCGGCGGCACCCATGTCGGCGGGATGGTGCTGCAGATCGCAGTCGGCGCCGGCGCTGCCACCGCCGAGAGCTCGGTGCACGAGCCGCTCACCGACGTGCGGCTGGAGGACGGCGAGGTGACACTCCGGATCGCCAGGCAGGATGACGATCGGTACAGCTATCGCCTGATCGGCCCCGGCGCCGAGGTGGTCGAGCCGTCGGAACGGGTGGCCGCCGAGCCTCGCGACGAGGTCGCCGCCCTGGTGGCACAACTCGACGAGATGGCCCGCGGCGTGGGGCCGCACCGGGATCCGGCCGACCAGCTGAGCCGCCTGGAGAACCTCGGCGCGAACCTGTGGAACACCCTGCCACCGAAGATCCGGCAGCACTTCTGGGAGCTGGGAAAGATCGGCTGCCTCACCATCGACAGCGACGTCGACCTGCCGTGGGAGCTGATGTACCCGGTCCGCGAGACCGACCGGGCCGGCGGCTTCCTGGTCGACCGGATGCCGGTGCTGCGCCGGGTCCGCGGGCAGGACCGGGTGCGGACCCTGAAGGTGGTCAACAGCGCCTACGTGGCTCCGCGCGGGGCGCCCACGACCGCGCCGGGTGAGATCGCCGAGGTGCGTGCGTTGCTCGGCGCCGGGGTGGCCGACCTGGGCCGGATCCAAATCCTGCGCGACCTGCGGGCGCTGATCGAGACCCCGCCGAGCGTGCTGCACTTCACCTGCCACAACGAGTTCGACCGGACCACCGGTTCGGTGATCACCCTGGACGACGGCCCGTTCACCCCGGTCGACCTGTCGAAGGCCGTGGCCGGGCGGTACCTCACCGCGGCCACTCCCCTGGTCTTCCTGAACGCGTGCCGCAGCGCGGGTGAGATTCCGGCGCTGAACCGTCCGATGAGCTGGGCCGGTCAATTCATGGCGGCGGGCGCCGGGGTCTTCCTGGGCTCGCTGTGGGCGGTGCGCTCGAAGTCCGCGCAGCAGTTCGCGGCGGCCTTCTACGGCGCCTTCGTCACCCGCAACCTCGCGCTCGCCCAGGCGACCTTCGAGGCCCGTCAGGAGATCCGGGCTCTCGCCGGCGATCCGACCTGGCTGGCCTACACCGTGTACGGCAGCCCGTCCGCCGCGCTGGCCGACAAACCTGGAGGTGGGACATGA
- a CDS encoding CHAT domain-containing protein produces MEDSMLDRIRAARRDLDEVIEEIRRVDGYEQFLAAPTFDDVEEAAADQPLVYLAAADLGGLALVVRGDDVAHVPLPKLTEQSLHSMVDDFHQGYAAFRADRPAQLAAWNSTLDRTTRWLWDEVMGPVLDELRPAPAAVLVAGGLLGLLPLHAAWYEDSSATTGRRYALDELTLSYTPNARSLTAARELAGGPADRLLAVVDPSASLPSVTAEARVAALALPAGPTALTGPAATVEQVRDALQHVDVAHFACHGYANLLTPLESGINLAGGQALTLRDLLSLSLRLRLVVLSACETSTPGTELPDEVVSLPTGMLQAGVGGIVASLWQVPDRPTLALMTEFYRRWRKDEPVPAAALRQAQQWVRDTTNEQKLQAYDDARAAGSLPDDVADGLSEDLLLEEPEERSDAGLDAWAAFGFVGA; encoded by the coding sequence ATGGAAGACAGCATGCTGGACCGGATCCGCGCCGCACGGCGAGACCTCGACGAGGTGATCGAGGAGATCCGCCGGGTTGACGGATATGAACAGTTTCTGGCGGCACCCACCTTCGACGACGTCGAGGAAGCGGCCGCCGATCAGCCGCTGGTCTACCTGGCGGCGGCCGACCTCGGCGGGCTCGCCCTGGTGGTTCGCGGCGACGATGTCGCCCACGTTCCGCTGCCCAAGCTGACTGAGCAGAGCCTGCACTCCATGGTGGACGACTTCCACCAGGGCTATGCCGCGTTCCGGGCCGACCGGCCGGCGCAGCTGGCTGCCTGGAACTCCACTCTGGACCGCACGACCCGGTGGTTGTGGGACGAGGTGATGGGCCCGGTCCTCGACGAGCTGCGCCCGGCACCGGCCGCGGTGCTGGTGGCCGGCGGGCTGCTGGGGCTGCTGCCGTTGCACGCCGCCTGGTACGAGGACTCCAGCGCCACGACCGGCCGACGCTATGCCCTCGACGAGCTGACCCTGAGCTACACGCCGAACGCCCGGTCTCTCACCGCCGCCCGGGAGCTGGCCGGCGGTCCGGCAGATCGGCTCCTGGCGGTGGTCGACCCGTCCGCCTCGCTGCCGTCCGTCACGGCCGAGGCGAGGGTCGCCGCCCTGGCGCTACCTGCCGGCCCCACCGCGCTCACCGGGCCGGCGGCCACCGTCGAACAGGTCCGCGACGCCCTCCAGCACGTCGATGTCGCCCACTTCGCCTGCCACGGCTACGCGAACCTGCTGACCCCGCTGGAGAGCGGCATCAACCTGGCCGGCGGACAGGCACTGACCCTGCGCGACCTGCTCAGCCTCAGCCTGCGCCTCCGGCTCGTCGTCCTGTCCGCGTGCGAGACGTCGACCCCCGGCACCGAGCTGCCGGACGAGGTGGTCTCGCTGCCCACCGGCATGTTGCAGGCGGGGGTCGGCGGCATCGTGGCCTCGCTGTGGCAGGTGCCGGACCGGCCGACGCTCGCACTGATGACCGAGTTCTACCGCCGCTGGCGCAAGGACGAGCCGGTCCCGGCCGCTGCGCTGCGCCAGGCGCAGCAGTGGGTCCGGGACACCACCAACGAGCAGAAACTGCAGGCGTACGACGACGCGCGTGCCGCCGGATCCCTGCCCGATGACGTCGCCGACGGCCTCAGCGAGGACCTGCTGCTGGAGGAGCCGGAGGAGCGCAGCGACGCCGGCCTGGACGCCTGGGCGGCGTTCGGCTTCGTCGGAGCCTGA
- a CDS encoding SDR family NAD(P)-dependent oxidoreductase: MAGIGIVTGGGAGLGREIVFGLAKSGHGVVVADADPVAAESCARDVGELGVPAQAVQADIRVPADLDRVVRAAADLGGPRILVNNAGGWTPNHQYPFATAAEWTATIALNLTAPMLLSQLVLDRMRDLGGGAIINIASTAGIASDPYASPEYGAAKAGLIRFTTSSAGLADSHQVRTMCVVPDWIGLDRAHREWAVLSPAEQAATRPLIPPQDIVTVVLDLIHGGAAGTVVEMWGGKPPVYH, from the coding sequence ATGGCCGGAATCGGGATCGTCACCGGAGGTGGTGCGGGGCTGGGTCGCGAGATCGTCTTCGGCCTGGCGAAATCCGGGCACGGTGTGGTCGTCGCGGACGCCGACCCGGTGGCGGCCGAGTCGTGTGCACGAGACGTCGGCGAGCTCGGGGTGCCGGCGCAGGCGGTGCAGGCCGACATCCGGGTGCCGGCCGACCTGGACCGCGTCGTGCGGGCGGCCGCCGACCTGGGCGGGCCGCGGATCCTGGTGAACAACGCGGGCGGCTGGACGCCGAACCATCAGTACCCGTTCGCCACCGCGGCCGAATGGACCGCCACGATCGCGCTGAATCTGACCGCGCCGATGCTGCTCAGCCAGCTCGTCCTCGACCGGATGCGCGATCTGGGCGGCGGCGCGATCATCAACATCGCGTCGACGGCGGGCATCGCTTCCGATCCGTACGCGTCACCGGAGTACGGCGCCGCCAAAGCCGGCCTGATCCGGTTCACGACCAGCTCGGCCGGCCTGGCCGACAGCCATCAGGTCCGGACGATGTGCGTCGTCCCCGACTGGATCGGCCTGGACCGGGCCCACCGGGAATGGGCCGTGCTGAGCCCTGCCGAGCAGGCCGCCACCCGCCCGCTGATCCCGCCGCAGGACATCGTCACGGTCGTCCTCGACCTGATCCACGGCGGCGCGGCCGGCACGGTCGTCGAGATGTGGGGCGGTAAGCCACCCGTCTACCACTGA